In Dromiciops gliroides isolate mDroGli1 chromosome 4, mDroGli1.pri, whole genome shotgun sequence, one DNA window encodes the following:
- the PACSIN1 gene encoding protein kinase C and casein kinase substrate in neurons protein 1 isoform X2 — protein sequence MSCLHERAKIEKAYAQQLTDWAKRWRQLLEKGPQYGSLERAWGAIMTEADKVSELHQDVKNSLVNDDLEKVKNWQKDAYHKQIMGGFKETKEAEDGFRKAQKPWAKKMKELEAAKKAYHLACKEEKLAVTREANSKAEQSVTPDQQKKLQDKVDKCKQDVQKTQEKYEKVLDEIGKSTPQYMEGMEQVFEQCQQFEEKRLVFLKEVLLDIKRHLNLAENSSYINVYRELEQTIRGADAQEDLKWFRSTSGPGMPMNWPQFEEWNPDLTHTITRKEKLPKKSEGVTLTNASGVVESMAQAGDRGSVSSYDRSQAYAAEWSDDESGNPFGAGEANGGANPFEDDAKGVRVRALYDYDGQEQDELSFKAGDELTKLGEEDEQGWCRGRLDSGQLGLYPANYVESI from the exons GCCCACAGTATGGCAGTCTGGAGCGCGCATGGGGCGCCATCATGACAGAGGCTGACAAAGTGAGCGAGCTGCATCAAGATGTGAAGAACAGTCTGGTCAATGATGACCTGGAGAAGGTGAAGAACTGGCAGAAGGATGCCTACCACAAGCAGATCATGGGCGGCTTCAAGGAGACCAAGGAGGCTGAGGATGGCTTCCGGAAAGCACAGAAACCCTGGGCCAAGAAGATGAAAGAG CTGGAGGCGGCAAAGAAGGCCTACCACTTGGCCTGCAAGGAGGAGAAGCTGGCGGTGACCCGGGAGGCCAACAGCAAGGCAGAGCAGTCGGTCACCCCGGACCAGCAGAAGAAACTTCAGGACAAAGTGGACAAATGCAAGCAGGACGTGCAGAAG ACCCAGGAGAAATATGAGAAGGTGTTGGATGAGATTGGCAAGTCAACGCCCCAATACATGGAAGGCATGGAGCAGGTATTCGAACAGTGCCAGCAGTTCGAGGAGAAGAGACTGGTTTTCCTGAAGGAGGTGCTCTTGGATATAAAGCGCCACCTCAATTTGGCTGAAAACAGCAG CTACATCAATGTGTACCGGGAGCTGGAACAGACAATCCGAGGGGCCGATGCCCAGGAAGATCTCAAGTGGTTCCGCAGCACCAGTGGGCCTGGCATGCCCATGAATTGGCCCCAGTTTGAG GAATGGAACCCAGACCTCACCCATACCATCACCAGGAAAGAGAAACTGCCCAAGAAGAGCGAGGGAGTGACCCTGACCAATGCCTCAGGGGTGGTAGAGTCTATGGCCCAGGCTGGGGACCGTGGCAG TGTCAGCAGCTATGACCGAAGCCAGGCGTATGCTGCCGAGTGGTCTGATGATGAGAGTGGAAATCCCTTCGGGGCGGGTGAGGCCAACGGGGGCGCCAACCCCTTTGAGGATGATGCCAAGGGGGTGCGTGTTCGGGCACTCTATGATTACGATGGGCAGGAGCAGGATGAGCTCAGCTTCAAAGCAG GAGATGAACTCACCAAACTGGGAGAAGAAGATGAGCAGGGCTGGTGCCGAGGTCGCCTAGACAGTGGGCAGCTAGGCCTCTATCCTGCCAACTATGTGGAGTCCATCTAA